The window AAATGTTCGAACAGAAATGATGGGCACATTTAGATTCGAATTACAATAAATTCGAATAAAGGGTCTTTGATTATAGCGATGTTTTTGCCTAAATTTAtgtttcaaatataaatagTATATAAGTAGtgttgaaaaatatataGAGAATAGAAATCCAAAATCACAACGGCTTTTCACAATGGTCGTTGGCTGTTTGGTTGTGGCTGAgagattaaaattttattattatgggaAGATTGagatgaattattttcaatttttcgattGTGTGTATTCATCTATTTGCCACCTTTTCGAAAAGCTTCAGCAATAGCTTCTTCCGATGCTTCTTCATAATCGCAAGCTTGGACATATTTATAAACACCGACAAGAGCTTTTTTCAATGCATCGTAACTACTTGAGTAAAGcattttttgctttatttTAGCACTTTCCGGACAcctaaaagaaaaatttagtggattttaattctttgttcaatgatgaaatatgaaTATCATACCAGGTCATCAATACCAAACGATCGACACTCATGTTACTTTTTTCTCCACCACCTTCGACCGGAATGTTGGCCGgaaaatcaaacacacaataacgacattcatttttatagtCTTGCAATTTTGCTACAAAATCACTGTAAGTGGCATCACGAGGGCCAGTAGTTTCAACTTCAATAACCTAAATAGAAATTCAATTAGTccttattataataattttaaaaaatcaattatataaAGATACATACTCGTTCATCTTTGATGTGATAGATGATGTAACGatattttttatcttttttcacTTCTTCATAAAGCGTTTTTGCTTCCGTTGCGACAGTAACTCCGGATGCctaaatgataattgaatgaaatgaaaaaaagatagaATTAATATCAACACGTGcaacaatacaaaaaaaaaagaaaaagtgtATGCGTAAATGTAACTGTCATTTGAAACATGCGCCCAATTTAACATGTTGAAGCAATCGATTCCATGATTGTTGCCGTATGGTATTTGAATATGTCAGGCACTCCTATTCAATGTAAatattttgctttttttgcCGCGATGTTTTAACCACGATCTTGGCCCGATTATATATTACACACATATCCAAATTTAGAATggcaaaacaaatcaatccgAGTGGGATGGATTAAGGcgtataaataataataattagagCAAGATTCTTGCTGCAAATAAAgttaaattcttttcatataagcagcaaacacacaaaaaacgaacaaacttTGCATTACATATCAAGTTTGTTGGTATGTAAAAATGTAATAATTATTCTTCATGGTAACACACACAATGGTGACATCACAATCGTcattggatattttttttatatcgaagggaaaaagaattttataaGATACaataaatcgatcaatttaaattctcTGATAATTTACAAaggattgaaaaatattgcctaccatttttttctgatataaaaaaaattcagcaattcaaataatgatgaaaaaatgtggaaattgacgataaacaaaaatgaaaagaggCAAAAGATACAGAAACAGCCGCAAAATTATAAACGACTAATGTACTGAGGGCGTCGGCAATATTGGCCAAACCATTTGGTGGATAATACACATAACAAGCTAATAATTGAGTGCTATACTGAATTATATGTGATATAGAGACCGTGGCTGCTATCTTTGCATACGTGCGtgtgtattgtgtgtgttgggttaatgtcaatcaaattcgaatttcaaatcataatcatcatcatcattgacgaTCCAGAAACAtaaatttataatcattgaCAATTGTTATAttttatcagaaaaaaaacacttaccatttttgatttttctttgtcttaTTAATattcacgaaaaaaaaattcaaattaaagaTGAATTCGGAAATTTAAACTTgtcaaagaaaataaaaagctGAAAACGTACAAAcgttgaaaaaaagacaaacaaGAATGCCGAATTTGGCTTTTATCCggaaaaacacacacacatacacacacaaacaaacaaacagaatgaaaaaatcgaaaagaaTCTTTTCGAACAAAGCgatgacaaaaataaaaaataaaacgaaaaaatccaatgaaaattaatatatcaacgacaacgaacGATATACAATTGCTGATTAGGGTGGTTAAtagaaaaatgagaaaaaaaacaacacaaagATGGATTTTTTGGATGTGTGtgattatatatatgtgtattCTGACTAATGTAATAATATTtgtgctgctgctgctggtggtggttgtggtggtggtggtggtggtgatttcAATTGGCTTGCCTTTATCGTTGTAACCATTTGGTTGAATCACCAAATAGAAATGTGCTTTCGCTTTGAACGTCTAGCAATCTAAattagtcattttttttgtataaacTAAACaaaggtgatgatgatgatgatgatgatagaatatAATTCACTAAAGGGGCAGCACTGTAGCAAGATATACcggcaaaataaaaaaaaaatacttagTGCGGGCGTAACCACCCAATCCACACATGCGtatgaaaattatgaattgTCATCCATcctttttgttgattattttttttttgtttataatgaAACGTTGGCCCTAACTGATATGACgtattagaatttttttttatcaaaaaaaaaaaaaaaaaaaaaacaaatacaaaattgcaatcaattataattggattcgattcgattggaTATATACAacatgattatgaaaatgattaatcaatgattgtaaaattattttgtttttttttcaatttccataTATGGattattaaataaattatttatttatccaaAATACGATtgtaatcatttttaattaattcaaattaattaattaattccaTTGTTCCAAAAATATATAACCCGGATCTTTATCGAATCTTTACAATGTGTTACaattaatcaacaatgataatggtggttgatttgtttttctattgatGTTCAatgatgtgttttttttctggtttgttTATAAAAAACACTATAAAGAATAAAGGATACAAGACAAACCAATATATTGCTATTTAaggtaataatttttttctttatactCATTCCTCATTGcagccaatcatcatcataataatatatgTATTTGTTCTTACCATACTGctgaatggcaaaaaaaaaatcagtagCGGTAATTGGATATTACCGTAACATGTTTCATATATTTCTTTAGACATTGCCTTTACATCCTTGATGTCCGTGTacgtgtatttgtgtgtggtttgtttgaaattatcgcgcggatatttttttttcaagtacACCGGGTAAATATAATActtgttgatgaaataatgatgcaaaatgtattgattatttctaaataattcatgaattgataaataaaattcgattaaattcaatttttctattataatgatgatcatgaatcatcaatggaaTGACCTATTGTGTCtgtatgttttgttttttttttttttgcttatgtCACGAAAAAACTTAGCGAACAAATcgtctatgatgatgaataattgtatgatgatcacaattcatcaatgaCTTTCGTCATTGGATACAATACCATATATTTGTATCGTCCATTATGAACACCAGAAAGCACatttatatacacacacacatacacaaccATATTTTAGCAAGCGTATTTTTTCtcccacacacactcacCATCGATAGCTTTTTTCCTATGTGCACACATGTGATCTTTGTGAAATACGTCTGATTTGGTTTCTATGTCCATTTGTGTTAATCATTCGATTCCTATTATCTTTTGTCAaataatttaatcatcatggGTAATGTTTTTGCATCATCAATGCCTTTACCACCAGTATCACCTGGACAAACCGAAATTATTCCCGATCCTAAACAATTATCTGAGACCAATAATCAATCTATTAAAAATGttctcaataataataatcctgGATCAATGGAAGAACTTCATAGGAAATGCAAAGGttaaatgttttattttatttatttcattcatcttaTTGATAACGAT of the Dermatophagoides farinae isolate YC_2012a chromosome 1, ASM2471394v1, whole genome shotgun sequence genome contains:
- the tsr gene encoding cofilin/actin-depolymerizing factor homolog tsr isoform X1, which encodes MASGVTVATEAKTLYEEVKKDKKYRYIIYHIKDERVIEVETTGPRDATYSDFVAKLQDYKNECRYCVFDFPANIPVEGGGEKSNMSVDRLVLMTWCPESAKIKQKMLYSSSYDALKKALVGVYKYVQACDYEEASEEAIAEAFRKGGK